The genomic stretch TGGACGCCAACGATCACTTTCACTAAGCGGGTCTAATTCCACATTTTCTAGGGCTTTGTCCATTGAAAACCATTCAGGTTGCGGGCATAGGCCTGACCTGGAGCCAGGCTCGGGAATATCCGGGACGCTGGCGTCGCCGTATTCTTCGGCGATAAGTTCCCTAAAGCGTTTATCGAAATCGTTTGCCATTGTTCCTCGTCTTTGGCGTCAAGCCTAAGCCAGGTCAGATGTTAATAGTTCTAAACTGAGGCAATGAGCAAGAACCTCAGCAATCGATATTACTTAGGAAATTTCTGGTATCGGTGCTTTAAGGCAGTTATATTTATCCCCCTAGTGCGTGGTATTTGGCGTCCAACGGTTATCGGTGCAGACAAAATACCTAGTAGCGGCGCTATCCTAGCGGCAAATCACCTGGATGCTGGGGACACTATCTCGCTGCCGGCTTCAGTTAAGCCAGCGATGATCTTCCCGGCTAAACGTGAGCTGTTTGAGTCTAAATCCATCCCCGGACGTATCGTGGCGTGGTTCTTGAAACTAGTCGGGCAGGTGCCCATCGATAGATCTGGTGGAAAAGCTAGCGCGTCAGCTTTAGGCCCGATTGAAGAAAAGCTAAACGATGGCCAAGTCATCGGTATTTTTCCTGAAGGTTCCCGCAGCCCAGACGCCCGCCTCTACAAGGGTCACACTGGCGTGGCCAGGCTTGCCTTGGAGGTTGGCAAACCGGTATTGCCGGTTGGTTTGATTAATACGAAATTGACGAAAAATAAACTTGGCCTGCCAACCATGAAGAATGCGAAAATAATCATCGGTGACCCGATCGACTATTCGCGTTTTTGTCAGACTCGTCATCAGCTTTCGACTTTGCGGTGGGTAACTAATGACGTCATGGCTCATATTCAAGAATTAACTGGTCAAGAATACGTCGACCTCTATTCATCTCGGGTCAAGCGCGGCAAATTAAGCCAAGTTGAGATCGCTGAAAATGTGAAAGAGACCCCCACCTTTGGCATGGAGGCTCCAGATGTTTAATCGCATAATTGCGCGTACCCGGCTACTTCTAGAAGCAACCCATGCACCATTGCGTATCGAAGTTGAAGGTAGTGAAAATATACCTGCCGATGGCGCAATCATGGCATGCAATTTCGTTCATAATTTTGACCCACTCAGGGTCAGTTTAGCCTTAGGGCGTAAAACCATAAGTTTGAATAAAATCAGCCCAGCCAGACAACCCAATGAGTCGCATCGGCGTTCCATCGCTGAAAAAGCGTTATCACGTGGCCAATTGGTATTGATATTCCCAGAACGCTATCCAAGCATTGATGGCAAACTACATCGCGGTTATCCAGAAGTTGCCGGTTTAGCCTTGCGACTAGGGGTTGACTTAATTCCTTGTGGATTATCGCGAACACCAGAAAATTCCAGCGCGCCTTGGGTGCTGAAAGTCGCTAAACCGCTTGATTTGTCGCGCTATCAAGAAATGACTGGAGCCAGTGACCAGGTTGATAACTATTGGTTGCGTGGGATAACCGACGAATTGATGACGCGAATAGCCGAACTTAGCGGTCAGGAATATCAAGACACTTATTATGAGCAAGCCAGGGACATGAAACTTCATCAAGTGGATTTGGCTGCTCGAAAGGCTGAGAAGCAGTGGGCTAAAGCCCAAGCTGCTCGCGAGCAAGAATTACAACGTCAGGCTGAGGAAGCCGAAGAAGAAGAGGCTCAGTTGGTGGCAGCCGCCAAAGCTGCCCGTGAATATGTTGAGCGACTGGCTGAGGCAGAAGAAGCCGCCGCTCGTCAACAATCGAAGTAATAGTGAGCCAGGTGACTTACTTACCGATTACTCGCCTATCCTAGGGATGTGGTTGATTTAGTCCCGTCATTAGAGCACCTTCACGAGTTGTCGCAATTGCAGCAGCCCGTCTATGAAGATCTTGACGAGGCGCGCCAGGTTGTCTCGCAATTACGCCATTTTCCGCCGCTGGTATTCGTCGCCGAATCGGATAATCTACGCGACCGAATTGCCTGTGCAGCTAGGGGTGAAGCCTTCATCCTGATGGGTGGGGATTGTGCAGAAACTTTCGCTATGGTGCGTGCCGACAACATCATGGCAAAACTTCGGGTGCTGCTGTCGATGAGCGTGGTAATGACCTATGCGGCGCAGGTGCCAGTCGTAAAGATTGGTCGAATCGCCGGCCAGTACGCAAAACCGAGATCGAAAAATTTCGAGACGCGTGGTGAAATCACTCTTCCGGCCTATCGTGGGGATGCTGTCAACGGTTTTGAGTTCACCGCCCAGGCTCGTCGTCATGACCCACAGCGGCTGATTAGGGCATATAACGCTTCTGCCGCCACCTTGAACCTAGTGCGAGCTTTCGTGTCAGGCGGGTTTGCAGATTTGCACCATGTGCACGCTTGGAACTCGTCATTTGTCAAGGACGACCACGTAGAAAAGAAATATGAGCAGATGGCGGCTGAGATTGATCGGGCGCTAGGTTTTATGGATGCTTGCGGCGTTGATGACGTGACCATGAATACTGTGAAAGTTTTCGCCGCCCATGAAGCCCTGCTATTAGATTACGAACACGCTTTGACAAGGGTCGATTCTAGAACCGGAAACCCTTATGCCACCTCCGGGCACATGGTTTGGATTGGGGAACGCAACCGTAGCCCGCAAGGCGCCCAAGTGGAATTATTGCGCCACGTTCACAATCCGTTGGGGGTAAAAATTGGTCCGTCTGCCACTACCCACGAAATCTTGGAGGTATGCGAGCGGTTAGATCCTGACCGTCAGCCAGGTAGGTTGTCGCTCATCACTAGGATGGGTGCTGGACAGGTGCGAGAAAAGTTGCCGCCCATCATTGAGGCCGTTTCCAAAACTGGCCGGCTCGTTGCCTGGATTTGTGACCCCATGCATGGCAATACTTTCGAGAGCGCCAATGGCTATAAGACTCGTCGCTACGACGATGTGGTAGCCGAAATAAACGGTTTCTTCGATGTTCACAAGCAGATGGGTACTTGGCCTGGCGGCGTCCATCTAGAGCAAACAGGTCAAGATGTCACTGAATGTGTTGGTGGGGCATTTCAGCTATCAGAAAAAGATCTAGTCTCGCGCTATCAAACAGCTTGCGACCCAAGACTGAACCGCAACCAGTCCTTAGAGATTGCGTTTATGATTGCTACCAGGTTAAACGAATTTAGGCACAAGAAACGCCCATCCACTCTCTTGGACTGGCAGCTTTAATCCCGAGGTGGGGTGGTGAAATGCGCATAACTTCCTTTGGACATTCATGCGTCTTAGTAGAAGCTAACAAGACCAGGGTGCTGATTGACCCAGGCAATTTTTCTACCGGCTGGGAAGCCATCGAAAACCTCGATTATCTGCTAATCACTCATCGTCACGCTGACCATGCTGATCCTGATCGGCTACCTAAATTCCTTGCCGTCCATTCCCAAGTCTGGGTTGGGGTGGAGGCTAGCGTTGCAGATCTGCTGCCATTGCCGGTGCCGGCACATAGACTGTCGGCTGGCCAGACGTTTAGCTGCGGTGAGCTGAATATTAAAACCGTTGGGGGCCAACATGCCGTCATACATTCCGATATTCCGCGAGTGCCTAACCTCGGCTATGTGATTAGCGCGCCCGGCCAACCAACGCTGTTTCATCCAGGTGACGCTTTAGACGTTATCCCGCAAAATATCGACATTTTAGGGATTCCCCTCCAAGCCCCATGGTCAGCCACCAAAGAAGTGATTGAATTTGTGCGTCAGGTTGGTGCTCCTAAAGGTTTCATCATCCATGACGGCCTGCTAAATGAGCGTGGCCGCGAAATGATTAGCGGCCACCTACACAGGCTAACCAAATGTCAGATTATCGATTTACGTGCTGGCCAAAAAGTGATTTTTAGCGGGCAGTAATCGTCACCTTAGAGCCTTGGTCGACTAGTTTTCCTTTGCCAGGGTCAGTCCACAATACTTTGCGGTTGCGGGTGCCAAACGGGTATTTGATTTCGTCTACCACCAGGCCGGCATCTTCTAATACTTGTTTGGCTTCATCAACGGGTTTATCTTCTACGTCCGGCATCTCAATCTTTTGTGGGCCATCGCTAACAGTTAGTGCGATGGCATCACCAGCGTAGGCTGTTTCAGTGGCGGCAGGGGACTGCGAGATTACCTCGTCTTTGGCTTTTTCCGTACTGGACTGTCTAGACACTTGCGTTGTTAAACCTAAATCAGAAAGAATTTTTTCGGCTTCGGTAATGGTTTTACCAACCACATTCGGTACCTTGACAGGTTCGCGCCCTTTAGAAATTTTCACATCGATGGTGGTATCGCGCGGCACCATTTCCCCGGCTCCAATCGAAGTTTCGACGATGGTACGTTCAGGGGCGGTGTCGTGATAAACTTCCGTGACCTCACCTAGCTTTAGATTATTTTGTTCCAGCAGCGGTCTAGCCTCATCAATCGTTTTGCCGTAAATATCTGGCACCGGATAGCGTTCTGGCCCTTTTGATAAGACAGCTCGCATGGTGCCGCTACGTTTAACCTTGGCTTCTGGCTCAGGATCAGTAGAAATAACCAATCCGGCTGCCACGTCCTCAGAGTAGTCCTCGCTAAATATGACTTCTAGCCCGACATCAGCTGCAGCTTGGGTAGCGGCTTCTTGATTTAGGCCAACCAAGTTTGGTGCTGGGATGAATCTGCCAGAGGTAAGCCACCAAGTGCCAACCCCAATCGTCATCACCAGCAAAGCCAATATCAGTGCAAAAATAGTGCGACGACGCTTGTAATTATGAGATTTTATTTTCTTGGGTATTGGAGGAGCTGGTACCGGCTCAACCGCTGGTAGATCATCGTGCTGTGTATCTGGGTCTTCAGCCGGTGCTGGGCTAAGCGCCGCAATAGCTTGGCTAGGGGTGGCTCGGGTCGCGCCTACAGGAATCCGCTGAGTTCCTGGCCAATTGCTTGGCGAGCCGGCCAGCGGGTGCATTATTGCGGCCAGCGTCTCATCATTTTTTACCCCTTGCTCAATAGCTCTACGAGCTCTGCGAATACGAGTCAGCAAAGCCAATCCGTCGCGTGGACGCTGAGCCGGGTCGCGGCGGGTGCACGCCAGCACGAGGGCATCAACGTAATCTGGAATTTCATGTCGCTTTGCAGCAGCAGGGTTTATCTTCGCCAGTGATTTCGACGGTGCTGGCACGTCCTGACGTACATGGGCATAGGCCACTGAGATGG from Vaginimicrobium propionicum encodes the following:
- a CDS encoding 1-acyl-sn-glycerol-3-phosphate acyltransferase, which produces MSKNLSNRYYLGNFWYRCFKAVIFIPLVRGIWRPTVIGADKIPSSGAILAANHLDAGDTISLPASVKPAMIFPAKRELFESKSIPGRIVAWFLKLVGQVPIDRSGGKASASALGPIEEKLNDGQVIGIFPEGSRSPDARLYKGHTGVARLALEVGKPVLPVGLINTKLTKNKLGLPTMKNAKIIIGDPIDYSRFCQTRHQLSTLRWVTNDVMAHIQELTGQEYVDLYSSRVKRGKLSQVEIAENVKETPTFGMEAPDV
- a CDS encoding 1-acyl-sn-glycerol-3-phosphate acyltransferase; protein product: MFNRIIARTRLLLEATHAPLRIEVEGSENIPADGAIMACNFVHNFDPLRVSLALGRKTISLNKISPARQPNESHRRSIAEKALSRGQLVLIFPERYPSIDGKLHRGYPEVAGLALRLGVDLIPCGLSRTPENSSAPWVLKVAKPLDLSRYQEMTGASDQVDNYWLRGITDELMTRIAELSGQEYQDTYYEQARDMKLHQVDLAARKAEKQWAKAQAAREQELQRQAEEAEEEEAQLVAAAKAAREYVERLAEAEEAAARQQSK
- a CDS encoding class II 3-deoxy-7-phosphoheptulonate synthase; the protein is MVDLVPSLEHLHELSQLQQPVYEDLDEARQVVSQLRHFPPLVFVAESDNLRDRIACAARGEAFILMGGDCAETFAMVRADNIMAKLRVLLSMSVVMTYAAQVPVVKIGRIAGQYAKPRSKNFETRGEITLPAYRGDAVNGFEFTAQARRHDPQRLIRAYNASAATLNLVRAFVSGGFADLHHVHAWNSSFVKDDHVEKKYEQMAAEIDRALGFMDACGVDDVTMNTVKVFAAHEALLLDYEHALTRVDSRTGNPYATSGHMVWIGERNRSPQGAQVELLRHVHNPLGVKIGPSATTHEILEVCERLDPDRQPGRLSLITRMGAGQVREKLPPIIEAVSKTGRLVAWICDPMHGNTFESANGYKTRRYDDVVAEINGFFDVHKQMGTWPGGVHLEQTGQDVTECVGGAFQLSEKDLVSRYQTACDPRLNRNQSLEIAFMIATRLNEFRHKKRPSTLLDWQL
- a CDS encoding MBL fold metallo-hydrolase; translated protein: MRITSFGHSCVLVEANKTRVLIDPGNFSTGWEAIENLDYLLITHRHADHADPDRLPKFLAVHSQVWVGVEASVADLLPLPVPAHRLSAGQTFSCGELNIKTVGGQHAVIHSDIPRVPNLGYVISAPGQPTLFHPGDALDVIPQNIDILGIPLQAPWSATKEVIEFVRQVGAPKGFIIHDGLLNERGREMISGHLHRLTKCQIIDLRAGQKVIFSGQ
- the pknB gene encoding Stk1 family PASTA domain-containing Ser/Thr kinase; translation: MSTDSLSGSVLDGRYEILARLARGGMATVYRAWDRRLERIVATKVMHEGLGDDIDFAARFDREARSAAKLTSPNVVAIYDQGTEQGRPYIVMEFVEGSTLRNLIAQEAPVSPLRALQLLEPVASALAAAHAQGLVHRDVKPENVLISERKEIKVADFGLARSVTTQSATATQGMLIGTVSYLPPELLISGKADARSDVYSLGVVFYELLTGTKPFTAENAISVAYAHVRQDVPAPSKSLAKINPAAAKRHEIPDYVDALVLACTRRDPAQRPRDGLALLTRIRRARRAIEQGVKNDETLAAIMHPLAGSPSNWPGTQRIPVGATRATPSQAIAALSPAPAEDPDTQHDDLPAVEPVPAPPIPKKIKSHNYKRRRTIFALILALLVMTIGVGTWWLTSGRFIPAPNLVGLNQEAATQAAADVGLEVIFSEDYSEDVAAGLVISTDPEPEAKVKRSGTMRAVLSKGPERYPVPDIYGKTIDEARPLLEQNNLKLGEVTEVYHDTAPERTIVETSIGAGEMVPRDTTIDVKISKGREPVKVPNVVGKTITEAEKILSDLGLTTQVSRQSSTEKAKDEVISQSPAATETAYAGDAIALTVSDGPQKIEMPDVEDKPVDEAKQVLEDAGLVVDEIKYPFGTRNRKVLWTDPGKGKLVDQGSKVTITAR